One region of Halodesulfovibrio sp. genomic DNA includes:
- a CDS encoding TOMM precursor leader peptide-binding protein produces the protein MQTKISKLPQLPVVNTSYHIIEMDGDRVQFRNGQDLFVIKGPNLLNLINDLMPLLTGENTLPEIISQLADRYPEKSIISILTRLTQRRVVRERIEATPETSKIHPAQQAYFSQFSPNANPNLAALASAHVAVIGLGPIGTSVAHTLAQSGIGRISVSDSNPVQLEDTLAAEAPSATIGSSCEENFVMSIRENFPEVQWDIMDLSLRHIEREDHPDYIVVCHENYRPDMLADINTFCLSSGVPYTWCSLDALCGTVGPTVLPHETACFECYTTRLNANADYPDELQAYEQQLRTNGNPTLFGYLPSHTQLIAGLVSLEVVKDISGLTPPVTYNAQLELNLLTMEFALHPVLKLPRCSACSRLQHSGAPVRPFAEQAV, from the coding sequence ATGCAGACTAAAATTTCAAAACTACCGCAGTTGCCGGTCGTAAATACAAGCTATCATATCATAGAGATGGACGGTGACAGGGTTCAATTTCGAAACGGTCAGGATCTGTTTGTCATCAAAGGTCCCAATCTACTGAATCTCATCAATGATCTGATGCCACTTTTGACAGGGGAAAACACGCTGCCAGAAATCATCAGTCAGCTTGCCGACCGATATCCCGAAAAAAGTATTATTTCGATACTGACACGCCTGACGCAACGCCGTGTTGTTCGAGAACGTATAGAGGCAACGCCTGAAACTTCAAAAATACATCCAGCACAGCAAGCTTATTTTTCCCAATTTTCACCCAATGCCAATCCGAACCTTGCAGCTTTGGCTTCAGCCCACGTTGCAGTAATCGGGTTAGGACCAATTGGCACAAGCGTAGCTCACACGCTTGCTCAATCAGGAATTGGAAGAATCAGTGTCTCAGACAGTAACCCAGTACAGCTCGAAGACACTTTAGCTGCTGAAGCTCCTTCTGCAACCATTGGCTCTTCTTGTGAAGAAAATTTTGTGATGTCTATACGAGAAAATTTCCCAGAAGTTCAATGGGACATCATGGATTTGTCACTGCGCCACATCGAAAGAGAAGATCATCCGGACTATATTGTCGTTTGCCACGAAAATTATCGTCCCGATATGCTGGCTGACATCAACACCTTCTGCCTGTCTTCCGGAGTTCCATACACATGGTGCTCCCTTGATGCCCTTTGCGGTACGGTCGGTCCAACAGTTCTGCCGCACGAAACAGCATGTTTCGAATGTTATACAACAAGACTCAATGCCAATGCAGACTACCCTGATGAACTGCAAGCGTACGAACAGCAGTTGCGAACAAATGGTAACCCGACATTGTTTGGATACCTGCCGTCGCACACACAGCTTATTGCAGGTCTTGTCTCTTTGGAAGTTGTTAAAGACATTAGCGGATTAACACCGCCTGTCACATACAACGCTCAGTTAGAACTTAATTTATTAACAATGGAATTTGCATTACATCCCGTTCTTAAACTTCCACGTTGTTCAGCATGCAGCCGCCTTCAACACTCAGGTGCTCCCGTGCGCCCATTTGCGGAGCAAGCGGTATGA
- a CDS encoding TOMM precursor leader peptide-binding protein — protein MKHTAIAVHPSFTILKEQEETLTFSLFGEVKMLRGSLPTIVAILHAVDGNKSKEELLQSLSPTHSRDKAERLLNNMFTSGILVRKEIETLDSLLPVSTEKTAASTRNSLRVGCLGAGKLAQAVTSISKLPVIPLSEFSDSSVPVKSEDSVAAWTAFFENYLASYSLQSLVVLPENMNYVQLCALNRACLTLQLPWILAYFNGCEIALGPSTIPYKTPCLECLLEHRLQAIAPSLNITWDTFLQCVENFPIPEDQALESTIQWAGWLLAAELERLATFADAPLYTRRQIQIPLQATIDIPDVQFEAVTTCPACQGMNKHHTTQPVRMEPASPERVKISLQHNTVRHGHNGLRSKSTADARTLLDRALGLLKANVKITQSRKGVLDDIIPSFRSYTSAVFSPDLPFTVDEHCHWGKGMNEAQAYLSAGFELMERISAEYNGNVEMIQLPYKQVKDFALDLQVRVGEQHYLRNIDSIDADIPADWVWGWSLVNQKYVLVPASMVYLSRTLFQGKFMLNSSSGLAAGTTIEDAILQGLLEAVEHDARYIWQANPVVTPKLTDLPESVRNLTKQMEELGFTLFVRDCTTDLGIYVFKAWLVQKDNPIHYAAAGLGASLNPDIALSRAISEAKQSWPSDKQQAPKHYASKSNTDLFSYNTTTLFMHYQDNMTDILAEGAETAYTSLPNLSSGSISQDILEIQHRMQQQVPDSDLIVVNLTRKEFGIPVVRVITSGLQNPSQPLQNFPQNRLFEQATKLGYRDKTLSFKELFNDCHQQ, from the coding sequence ATGAAACATACTGCGATTGCTGTACATCCAAGCTTCACCATACTGAAAGAGCAAGAAGAGACACTAACCTTCTCCCTCTTTGGAGAAGTTAAAATGCTTCGTGGTTCTCTTCCCACTATAGTAGCAATTTTACACGCTGTAGATGGAAATAAAAGTAAAGAAGAGCTATTACAATCTCTTTCTCCAACACACTCCCGAGACAAAGCTGAACGCTTACTTAATAATATGTTTACCTCTGGCATTCTTGTCAGAAAAGAGATCGAAACTCTTGACTCCTTGCTTCCAGTTTCAACCGAAAAGACAGCGGCAAGTACCCGTAATTCTCTACGGGTAGGCTGCCTTGGAGCCGGAAAACTTGCACAGGCTGTTACCTCTATAAGTAAACTTCCTGTAATCCCGTTATCAGAGTTCTCAGACTCATCGGTGCCAGTGAAGTCAGAAGATAGTGTCGCAGCGTGGACTGCATTCTTTGAAAACTACTTGGCATCATACTCATTACAGAGCCTAGTCGTCCTGCCGGAAAACATGAATTATGTGCAGCTTTGTGCTCTCAACCGAGCTTGCCTTACTTTGCAACTTCCTTGGATTCTGGCATATTTCAACGGCTGCGAAATAGCTCTTGGACCATCAACAATTCCATACAAAACACCATGCCTCGAATGCCTGCTTGAACACAGACTGCAAGCAATAGCCCCTTCGCTGAATATTACATGGGACACCTTTTTGCAGTGCGTCGAGAACTTTCCAATACCTGAAGACCAAGCTTTGGAAAGTACTATTCAATGGGCTGGTTGGCTTCTTGCTGCTGAACTGGAGCGGCTTGCGACCTTCGCCGACGCTCCGCTCTATACCCGACGCCAGATACAAATACCGTTGCAAGCCACTATAGACATTCCTGATGTCCAATTTGAAGCAGTCACCACTTGCCCAGCATGTCAGGGTATGAATAAACACCACACCACACAACCTGTGCGCATGGAACCTGCAAGTCCTGAACGGGTCAAAATTTCATTACAACACAATACGGTTCGACACGGTCATAACGGGTTGCGCTCCAAAAGCACCGCAGACGCCAGAACCTTACTCGACCGCGCGCTTGGTCTACTCAAGGCAAATGTAAAAATAACGCAATCTCGCAAGGGCGTTCTTGACGATATTATTCCAAGCTTTCGTTCATATACTTCTGCTGTTTTTTCTCCGGATTTGCCTTTCACCGTCGATGAACACTGCCACTGGGGCAAAGGAATGAACGAGGCGCAGGCATATCTTTCCGCAGGGTTTGAACTGATGGAACGAATCAGCGCAGAATACAACGGTAATGTTGAAATGATTCAATTGCCGTACAAACAGGTTAAAGATTTCGCTCTTGATTTACAGGTCAGAGTGGGAGAACAGCATTACCTGCGAAATATTGACAGCATTGATGCGGATATTCCTGCTGACTGGGTATGGGGTTGGTCGCTGGTGAATCAAAAATATGTGCTGGTCCCAGCAAGTATGGTCTATTTGAGCCGGACTCTTTTTCAAGGGAAATTCATGCTAAACAGCTCAAGCGGACTGGCTGCCGGAACAACGATTGAAGATGCCATTCTACAAGGTTTACTCGAAGCCGTCGAACATGACGCTCGATATATCTGGCAAGCAAACCCAGTCGTTACACCAAAGCTTACAGATCTTCCAGAATCAGTTCGAAACCTCACAAAACAAATGGAAGAATTAGGATTTACCTTATTCGTTCGAGACTGCACCACGGATCTGGGTATCTATGTCTTCAAAGCATGGCTTGTTCAAAAAGATAACCCTATTCACTATGCAGCAGCAGGTCTCGGCGCATCACTGAATCCTGATATTGCACTCAGCAGAGCTATCTCGGAAGCTAAACAATCATGGCCAAGTGATAAACAGCAAGCCCCTAAGCATTATGCTTCAAAAAGCAATACAGATTTGTTCAGCTACAACACAACAACGCTGTTCATGCACTATCAAGACAACATGACAGATATTCTCGCTGAAGGTGCTGAAACAGCATATACGTCACTTCCTAACCTGTCATCTGGAAGCATTTCGCAAGATATTCTGGAAATACAGCATCGTATGCAACAGCAAGTTCCAGACAGTGACCTGATTGTTGTAAACCTTACCAGAAAAGAATTCGGTATTCCCGTAGTAAGGGTCATCACATCCGGCTTGCAAAACCCTTCGCAGCCGTTGCAAAACTTCCCTCAAAACAGATTATTTGAACAGGCTACTAAGCTTGGGTACCGTGACAAGACTCTTTCTTTTAAGGAGCTATTCAATGACTGCCACCAGCAATAA
- a CDS encoding YcaO-like family protein, protein MQNIFHSTTSSCTSGLTEVISPKTGIVKSVGNLLRSPEEPAPHIVTSSITAFHRFSGNKADFASTGTSIDITQAHWSSLGESIERYCAALADFQTLTYDSYSGLKAKGHTPLPLEKFTLFSSDQYAQSKFPFTYATDHSKLSWIAGNRLSDNTTVSVPAGFVFNQFRPKTNELRLCPDIHPGVASSFSKTRALTGALLEIVERDTMMIHWLNQIPVTGIAHDEDFQRIRKQFKLPPQLKLYLALLETDIQVPCMFALLLDEKNGLLGGGCSAGFNAVHAAKKAVCEAIQILRLSKEVQNGAKGKLASKKAIPSAFLDPAARAKLPMTELLYNLGFYLNPQNWKHLEDFLSPQQQIQLCECKSHQYATDYQRLLENFINVGLEPVCIDLTTEDVADIGWQVVRVVAPGAVPNLPTLYPPKAVSRLWTVPRKLGFSTPSEWNTLPMPYA, encoded by the coding sequence ATGCAGAATATTTTTCATTCCACAACATCTTCGTGTACATCTGGACTTACCGAAGTCATCAGCCCCAAAACAGGTATTGTGAAAAGCGTTGGCAACTTGTTGCGCAGCCCAGAAGAACCTGCGCCACATATTGTAACCTCATCAATAACCGCATTCCATCGATTCAGTGGAAACAAAGCTGATTTTGCCTCTACAGGCACTTCGATTGACATTACGCAAGCTCATTGGTCTTCATTAGGGGAGTCTATTGAACGCTACTGCGCTGCTCTCGCTGACTTTCAAACACTTACGTATGACTCGTATAGTGGTCTAAAAGCAAAGGGACATACCCCACTTCCCCTTGAAAAATTTACTCTCTTTTCCAGCGACCAGTACGCACAGTCAAAATTTCCTTTCACATACGCTACAGATCATTCCAAACTTTCGTGGATAGCAGGTAACCGCCTAAGCGATAACACGACAGTCTCTGTGCCCGCAGGCTTTGTTTTCAATCAATTCCGACCAAAAACAAATGAATTACGGTTATGCCCTGATATTCATCCTGGTGTTGCCAGCAGCTTTTCTAAAACCCGAGCACTCACCGGCGCTTTGTTAGAAATCGTTGAACGGGACACGATGATGATTCATTGGCTTAATCAAATTCCTGTTACGGGAATCGCCCATGATGAGGATTTTCAGCGCATCCGGAAACAGTTCAAACTTCCACCGCAGTTAAAGCTCTACCTTGCATTGCTGGAAACAGACATTCAAGTGCCGTGCATGTTTGCTCTACTACTGGATGAAAAAAACGGCTTACTGGGGGGTGGATGCTCCGCAGGATTCAATGCCGTTCACGCCGCGAAAAAAGCGGTATGTGAAGCTATCCAAATTCTACGACTAAGCAAGGAAGTGCAAAACGGGGCAAAAGGAAAACTTGCTTCGAAGAAAGCAATTCCTTCTGCCTTTCTTGACCCCGCAGCACGGGCAAAACTTCCTATGACAGAACTTCTGTATAATCTCGGGTTCTACCTGAACCCGCAAAACTGGAAGCACCTCGAAGATTTTTTATCTCCGCAGCAGCAAATACAACTCTGTGAGTGCAAGTCGCATCAGTATGCAACTGACTACCAAAGACTACTCGAAAATTTTATTAACGTTGGGCTTGAACCAGTCTGTATTGACCTAACGACAGAAGATGTCGCTGATATCGGCTGGCAGGTCGTCCGGGTTGTTGCTCCGGGAGCGGTTCCGAACCTCCCGACATTGTATCCACCAAAGGCGGTCTCCAGACTTTGGACAGTCCCACGAAAGCTTGGTTTTTCTACACCATCTGAATGGAACACGTTGCCCATGCCATATGCCTAA
- a CDS encoding YcaO-like family protein translates to MTNHHPQNVTLDQILPYLVSKKSGVLKGVNTLFRGAADPQVHVAISELTNSRRYLDCFGEVSGTGVGLTKNNALMAAIGEAVEGYCAYDIQSTLEKGSYRQIIQTDPFAVSPQELPLYSQTQYALSDFRYRPFTEESVIRWAKGTSAITGKTRSLPAALVYVSYTPEENESPLCHTIFGGIASSTSYTSAMLSGVYEAVERDAMMIWWLGQHPTPQVSLSSESWIGEIFKENFADSGLTFELWNITMDIPIPVFFGLVTDTKNNAIAGGFGTNLNPNVAALKALFECVQNRLGQLPMKSDWGRTLYNQKNQKVIFSSEQPDTSSSQFVNMTNLDKNLHTYLEPEGHRLLDTVRSNASRIELADVLDRSTGSAQTDLQECLSILEQKGFDVITTDLTHDDVADLGFVVLRVSIPGLVPNSVTAWPHLGNQRLYSVPRALGLQEKTEESMALFPMPYA, encoded by the coding sequence ATGACAAACCATCACCCGCAAAACGTCACGTTAGACCAGATACTTCCATATCTGGTAAGCAAAAAGAGTGGTGTACTAAAAGGAGTTAACACACTCTTCCGTGGCGCAGCTGACCCTCAAGTGCACGTTGCTATCAGTGAACTGACAAATTCCAGAAGGTACTTGGATTGTTTCGGGGAAGTATCTGGAACCGGCGTCGGGTTAACAAAAAACAACGCACTTATGGCAGCTATTGGCGAAGCAGTTGAAGGTTATTGCGCCTACGATATTCAAAGTACCCTCGAAAAAGGAAGCTACCGGCAGATTATACAGACTGACCCTTTCGCCGTTTCTCCACAGGAACTTCCACTGTACTCTCAGACACAGTACGCTCTTTCCGATTTTCGCTATCGCCCTTTTACTGAAGAAAGCGTCATCCGATGGGCAAAAGGGACTTCTGCCATCACTGGAAAGACACGTAGCCTGCCCGCTGCATTAGTATATGTATCCTACACCCCAGAAGAGAATGAGTCCCCGTTGTGCCATACCATCTTTGGCGGTATTGCAAGTAGCACATCATATACATCTGCTATGCTTTCCGGTGTGTATGAAGCTGTAGAAAGGGATGCAATGATGATCTGGTGGCTTGGACAACATCCAACTCCACAAGTTTCTTTATCCTCTGAAAGCTGGATTGGTGAAATTTTTAAAGAAAACTTTGCAGATTCCGGCTTAACCTTCGAGTTATGGAATATCACAATGGATATTCCGATTCCGGTCTTTTTCGGGCTTGTTACCGATACAAAAAACAATGCCATTGCTGGTGGATTTGGTACCAACTTAAACCCAAACGTTGCAGCACTCAAAGCGTTGTTTGAATGCGTACAAAACCGTCTTGGTCAACTCCCCATGAAATCAGATTGGGGAAGAACTCTTTATAATCAAAAAAACCAAAAGGTTATATTCTCAAGCGAACAACCAGACACCTCGTCTTCACAATTTGTAAACATGACAAACTTAGACAAGAATCTGCATACATACTTAGAGCCTGAAGGACACCGCCTGCTGGATACTGTTCGTTCCAATGCATCACGAATCGAACTTGCCGATGTTCTGGACAGGTCTACAGGTTCAGCTCAAACAGACCTGCAAGAATGCCTCTCTATTCTAGAGCAAAAGGGTTTCGATGTAATTACAACCGATTTAACGCACGATGATGTTGCAGATCTCGGTTTTGTTGTCCTCAGAGTATCCATTCCCGGTTTAGTTCCAAACAGTGTCACAGCGTGGCCACATTTGGGAAATCAACGCCTTTACTCTGTCCCCAGGGCACTTGGACTTCAAGAAAAAACAGAAGAATCCATGGCTCTTTTCCCTATGCCGTATGCATAA
- a CDS encoding YcaO-like family protein: MTATSNNSELTLNPHISFLRSTKEESVFSLYGKIKRLRWKQPSMSGEWLQNYGTSSSAAKNTAMVTALEKQLLRANILVHSHAAASKSIHSVYVYGTGKLADMVLANAGKKYSSASIIQVPFTEAPISSEDDQHTLHIICPEHATRGELAHFNALHVKETKPFGFIYFNGKKIITGPVVIPDKTPCLSCLMTWQEKQIESHKQLQLTTQELAEIITAVPYSLSQDEVAERAIQLLLDQLTAASHNMPCSLAGCQMQFSATPQAQGTPTRFAHTTHCPTCHGGFASQFSDCVKDFIKPEAPIFTLEDVPTCQLDNGYRVLTPSQAKQLVDIAVANLNGSIQVQELHTGALDNVLPSFRAELQLPESSENILGFGKGIDKEQAYLSATFEAVERLCSKPRGNTQLLRASWNEVKDQALNIPKRIGTVHFYRNNDPFDEDMPIDWVWGQCLQTGKPVLTPASMVYVGSTSFAGKFYNASTGGIAAGTTSEDALLQGLMETIEHDAWMIWQANSLPCPEILKSSINDETIQKIISEIEVQGYQVRIRYIATELGIPVFRVWLVQPDSVEIYAAHGFGCHLNKHLALRRALTEAKLSMPQTMYTKAKNTRYMSKGNGDILNSRHSLFYLYHFTQVDLSAEGGTLSMEDIPNVTTGTVTGDLHKTLEILSTNIPDIQVIGVDLTDNAIGIPVVRVIPCGLQQLSHPLQVTQERLFTVPCTMGRRATPLTYRELFNGRYPF, translated from the coding sequence ATGACTGCCACCAGCAATAATTCTGAATTAACATTAAACCCCCATATTTCTTTTCTACGATCAACCAAAGAAGAGAGTGTCTTTTCATTATACGGAAAAATAAAACGGTTGCGCTGGAAACAGCCTTCCATGTCTGGCGAATGGCTGCAAAATTATGGAACATCTTCCTCTGCCGCAAAAAACACCGCGATGGTTACAGCACTAGAAAAACAGCTACTCCGCGCAAATATACTGGTGCACTCCCATGCTGCTGCAAGTAAATCCATTCATAGCGTATATGTATACGGAACAGGAAAACTGGCAGACATGGTGTTAGCGAATGCGGGAAAAAAATACTCATCTGCCAGCATCATTCAAGTTCCTTTCACAGAAGCACCAATTTCTTCAGAAGATGACCAGCACACGCTACACATCATCTGCCCTGAGCATGCAACCCGTGGCGAATTGGCGCACTTTAATGCCCTGCACGTAAAGGAAACAAAACCATTCGGTTTCATATACTTCAATGGCAAAAAAATAATAACTGGACCTGTAGTTATTCCCGACAAAACGCCTTGCTTATCCTGCTTGATGACATGGCAAGAAAAACAAATAGAAAGCCATAAGCAGCTTCAGTTAACTACACAAGAATTGGCAGAAATTATTACAGCCGTGCCATACTCACTTTCGCAAGATGAAGTTGCAGAGCGGGCTATCCAACTTCTTTTAGATCAATTGACTGCTGCGTCGCATAATATGCCTTGTTCGCTAGCTGGATGTCAGATGCAATTTTCAGCAACTCCACAAGCACAGGGCACACCAACACGCTTTGCGCACACTACCCATTGCCCGACTTGTCACGGTGGTTTCGCATCACAATTTTCTGATTGTGTTAAAGATTTTATCAAACCTGAAGCACCAATATTTACGCTAGAAGATGTCCCGACATGCCAACTGGACAACGGGTACAGGGTGTTAACCCCATCACAGGCAAAACAACTGGTCGATATTGCTGTTGCAAACCTCAACGGCTCTATTCAAGTTCAAGAACTTCACACAGGAGCACTGGACAACGTTCTCCCATCATTTAGAGCAGAACTTCAGCTTCCAGAATCATCTGAAAATATACTTGGTTTTGGTAAGGGCATTGATAAAGAGCAAGCTTACCTTTCCGCAACATTTGAAGCAGTTGAACGGTTATGCTCTAAACCTCGTGGCAATACTCAGCTATTGCGTGCAAGCTGGAACGAAGTAAAAGATCAAGCTCTCAATATCCCTAAACGAATCGGAACAGTTCACTTCTACCGCAATAATGATCCATTTGATGAGGACATGCCAATTGACTGGGTTTGGGGGCAATGCCTGCAAACAGGCAAGCCTGTTTTGACTCCTGCATCTATGGTTTATGTCGGGTCAACAAGTTTTGCCGGTAAGTTTTACAATGCCAGCACAGGTGGAATTGCAGCAGGCACAACATCTGAAGATGCTCTACTACAAGGATTGATGGAAACAATTGAGCACGATGCCTGGATGATCTGGCAAGCGAACAGCCTTCCTTGTCCAGAAATTCTGAAGTCATCCATCAACGATGAAACCATTCAGAAAATAATCAGTGAAATTGAAGTGCAAGGATATCAGGTGCGCATCCGATATATCGCAACAGAACTCGGTATTCCGGTCTTTAGGGTTTGGCTGGTTCAACCTGATTCTGTCGAAATCTACGCTGCTCACGGATTCGGATGCCACCTGAATAAACATCTTGCGCTTCGAAGAGCACTTACTGAGGCTAAGCTTTCCATGCCGCAGACTATGTACACAAAGGCGAAAAATACCCGTTACATGTCTAAAGGCAATGGCGATATCCTTAACAGCAGACATTCACTGTTTTACCTTTACCACTTCACACAAGTTGATTTGTCTGCTGAAGGCGGTACACTTTCCATGGAAGATATCCCTAATGTCACAACTGGAACAGTTACAGGAGATCTCCACAAAACATTGGAAATACTCTCAACAAATATTCCCGACATTCAAGTAATCGGCGTAGATTTAACTGACAATGCTATCGGAATCCCCGTTGTTAGAGTAATTCCATGTGGTTTGCAGCAGCTCTCACACCCACTTCAGGTTACGCAGGAACGACTCTTCACCGTTCCGTGCACCATGGGACGCAGAGCGACGCCTCTCACGTATCGAGAACTCTTTAATGGAAGGTATCCATTTTAA
- a CDS encoding class I SAM-dependent methyltransferase — MNDTQQAPKKNTSLFHSGAAQLWDVMYGPVATEEAEFVCAKWEEHAQHIPQNVLDIGCGTGRYVIPLSKKGWDVTGVDSSESMLGVLRQKAKRHQITADVITEDFAEADITKKFDLAMAFFSIIYILPDKEILSFLQKVHRLLNPDGLFIFNFFNAYEFWNAEGWESDMARLFKGGHLKVDYTNKPVDMLRGVAATEDYRQFTHSAHGTAYDLSVRPIRFHSPNTIKLFLKRAGFADITLHAGFTAKKMEGGNTRSPIIAVTATRP, encoded by the coding sequence ATGAACGATACTCAGCAAGCACCCAAAAAAAATACATCCCTCTTCCACTCAGGCGCTGCACAACTTTGGGACGTCATGTACGGCCCTGTTGCCACAGAAGAAGCAGAATTTGTTTGTGCCAAATGGGAAGAACATGCTCAACATATTCCTCAAAACGTTCTTGATATTGGCTGCGGTACTGGCCGCTATGTCATACCGTTAAGTAAAAAAGGATGGGATGTTACTGGAGTTGATTCAAGCGAATCAATGCTTGGAGTATTGCGACAAAAAGCAAAACGTCACCAAATTACTGCTGATGTAATTACTGAGGACTTTGCAGAAGCTGATATCACAAAGAAATTTGATCTGGCGATGGCTTTTTTTTCAATCATCTACATTTTGCCGGACAAGGAAATACTCTCGTTCTTGCAAAAAGTGCATCGCCTACTGAATCCTGATGGCTTATTCATATTCAATTTCTTTAATGCATATGAATTTTGGAATGCTGAAGGATGGGAATCCGATATGGCAAGGCTGTTCAAAGGCGGACATTTAAAAGTGGACTACACGAACAAGCCAGTCGACATGCTCAGGGGAGTTGCTGCCACAGAAGACTACAGGCAGTTCACGCATTCAGCACACGGTACGGCATATGATCTGAGCGTACGTCCAATTCGCTTCCATTCCCCAAACACTATCAAACTTTTTCTAAAGCGAGCAGGCTTTGCAGATATTACATTGCATGCAGGGTTTACCGCAAAAAAAATGGAAGGCGGCAATACCCGCTCTCCCATTATAGCTGTAACAGCTACCCGCCCTTAA
- a CDS encoding SagB/ThcOx family dehydrogenase — translation MITLKELYRPKTFYLDGNIKLSSSAPDYLSELYHENTKMHANDVRPWLAPLLPTGLTAMSVKTFFQRSVASFKKYDGYPALELPPIEAKHEAGSLWDVIQRRRCQRDYSDTPIDGNALAQMLQFGYGPTGTFTGNGNEVSLRAAPSAGALYPLEIYPLINNVAGIENGLYHYNVPDNSIECLRSGTLLPEMYSLIQPNNNEWLATAGAVFFVTAAFKRNQIKYGDRGYRGVLLDAGHVSQNILLAATALNYSACIIVACLDDPMNDFLQIDGVEESILFAISLGSPDMEKTRNAD, via the coding sequence ATGATTACTTTAAAGGAACTATACCGTCCAAAAACGTTTTATCTTGATGGAAACATAAAGCTTTCAAGCAGTGCTCCCGACTACTTGAGCGAACTCTATCACGAAAACACCAAGATGCACGCAAACGATGTCCGCCCTTGGCTGGCTCCGCTCCTTCCGACAGGGCTTACAGCTATGTCTGTAAAAACGTTCTTTCAAAGGAGCGTAGCCAGTTTTAAAAAATATGACGGCTATCCGGCTCTCGAGCTTCCTCCTATCGAAGCAAAGCATGAGGCGGGCAGCTTATGGGACGTTATCCAGCGAAGACGTTGCCAACGAGATTATTCTGACACTCCAATAGACGGCAACGCATTAGCGCAAATGCTTCAGTTCGGATACGGACCGACTGGTACATTTACTGGAAACGGAAATGAAGTGAGCCTCAGAGCTGCGCCTTCAGCCGGTGCATTGTACCCACTTGAAATATATCCACTCATCAACAATGTGGCTGGAATAGAAAACGGGCTGTATCACTATAATGTACCAGACAACTCGATTGAATGCCTGCGAAGCGGGACTCTACTTCCTGAAATGTATTCGCTCATACAACCAAACAACAATGAATGGCTTGCAACAGCAGGTGCTGTTTTCTTTGTCACAGCAGCATTCAAAAGAAACCAGATTAAATATGGTGATCGAGGATACAGAGGCGTCCTGCTTGACGCCGGACATGTCTCGCAAAACATTTTGCTTGCTGCAACAGCTCTGAATTACAGTGCTTGTATTATTGTCGCCTGCCTCGATGACCCGATGAACGACTTTCTTCAGATTGACGGCGTTGAAGAGTCAATTCTTTTTGCTATCAGCCTTGGAAGCCCTGACATGGAGAAAACACGTAATGCAGACTAA
- a CDS encoding class I SAM-dependent methyltransferase: protein MVIEQLDSTLSATAVELWNACYEKHFEAELNFYLEQVVPKSPLQPSILNINCGTGQLLFPLLEKGHTVVGLETDKTLLHVLHKKAASQSHSLDVRTVTFDEIPPQEAYSTIVALDTIQSFLDENALRSFFKQALSHLAPEGTLLFSFVNPFTLWNSKQWVTTEAYTFDNGFGRIETTITPQDHLNGTATVQKYCMVKEKGAPFFDFTTETKRFYTLTELVLLLEDVGFTNIKTHADCNAEPIHDETKQGTMLYTIAQKP, encoded by the coding sequence ATGGTTATTGAGCAACTTGACAGTACATTATCCGCAACAGCGGTTGAATTATGGAATGCCTGCTACGAAAAACATTTTGAAGCAGAACTTAACTTCTATCTTGAACAGGTTGTCCCTAAAAGTCCATTACAACCTTCTATTTTAAACATAAATTGTGGCACGGGACAGCTGTTATTCCCATTACTAGAAAAAGGTCACACGGTAGTCGGTCTGGAAACAGATAAAACCCTACTCCATGTCCTTCACAAAAAAGCTGCTAGCCAAAGCCATTCACTAGATGTTCGGACAGTTACCTTCGACGAGATCCCTCCTCAAGAAGCGTATTCAACTATCGTTGCACTCGATACCATTCAGAGCTTTTTGGACGAAAATGCCCTGCGCTCTTTTTTCAAACAGGCATTATCCCATCTTGCTCCAGAGGGGACTCTTCTGTTCAGCTTCGTGAATCCCTTTACTCTATGGAATTCCAAGCAGTGGGTAACAACTGAAGCATATACGTTTGATAACGGCTTCGGGCGAATTGAAACAACTATCACCCCGCAAGATCATCTCAACGGCACTGCCACTGTCCAAAAATACTGCATGGTAAAAGAAAAAGGAGCACCTTTTTTCGATTTCACCACAGAAACAAAGCGGTTTTACACGCTTACAGAATTGGTACTTCTGCTTGAAGATGTCGGTTTTACGAACATTAAAACCCACGCCGATTGCAATGCTGAACCAATCCACGACGAAACCAAGCAAGGGACAATGTTGTACACCATTGCGCAAAAGCCTTAG